Genomic window (Candidatus Vicinibacter proximus):
CCGGGAAAAGCTCAGGAAGAATTAAAGAATTTTCTGCAGGAAGACAGACATTTTCAAGCCAAGGAAATTGAATTAGGTACTGCCGATCATCTCAGCATGAATCAGATGGTGGCTAAGATAAGAACCCATTTCTTTCATAATTAATCAGACACAAGCAATTTTAATTGCTTGAGCTGTTTTTGATTTTTATTTAGATACAAGTTGTATGCATTGAGGCGGAAAAGATGTTGATTAAATGCATCTAGTCTTTTTAATTTAACTCATCATAATGCATATTATGGGTTAAAAAGCTTCCGATACCTCATCATATAGTTATCGAATGATAAATTGAGATCGGCCTTTTTCATTTTAGCTAAAACTGATTTAAAAAGCGTTCAAAACAAAATACTGTTTGAGCTCTCATGCAAATAAGCTAACAAATATAATAAAAATATTGATGATTATTTTCCTAATTATCAATCATATTTGAATCAATATGGACCAAATTATGGTGTCGCTGACCATGAATATTTGGCTGCCCATTGGATTCAAAAAATTGTGGATGGATTAAAAGATATTTATGGTAATACATTTACAGATGGTGAGTATTTGGCTTTTGCATGGCAGGGGCTTCGAAATACAGCTGCTTGGTCAAATTTAACAAATACCCAAAAAAACCAAATCAATACAAACTTGACTAGCGGATTATCCAAATGTACTAAAACATGTTTATAATATTTATTTTACTTCTACTAATAAGTTGTCAAAAACCCGCTACCGCCATCTATGTTAATGAGCATAGCCAATTAATTTTTCAAAAGAATGACAGTTTATATATTTCTAATTCTTCCTTGGGGTTTATTAAAATAGATAACTTTACAAATTCTAAAACTATTATTGTTTATTCAACTGATGTAGAGTGTATTGATTTAGAAGGCAATATATACAATATAGAATTGATAATTTCAAAGTTGAATAATTCATTTTTACTGCAATTTAATGATAGCTGTGCAGAAAATTCGAACTATTCAGGAGAATATACTCAATTAATTTTAGAGCCGATTCAATGGGATTCACTTAAAATTCATTTTGTAAACAGTGAGGAATATGATGTAATTGTCCATCGTCATAAAACGAAGGATTTATCTAAGAATTGCAATTTGTTGGATTTTGATTCAGAAATTCTATTGTATTTTAATGATAAACTGAATAACGATATGCGCAGGTATCGAATTGGTGAAATTCCAGAGTTAATTTTATACCATAATGGTTTAGTAACTAAGAAAAAGAGACGAGGATATTTGCCTCAATATTTTACTAATATTAGTAAAGTAGGTTATTCTAAATTCAAATATAATTAATATTGATTTAAACTTTAAGTATTTTGTGTTGACTTACAAAACATAATTCAAAATAACGTTACACTTAAATTTTCATTCCTACTTCCCATATAATTCCGCATCTGTTTAACCATCTCCATTGCTGTCAAATCCGGATACATTAATTTTTACCTTTAAATAGGCATTGGTTCCTGTAGTGCCGAATTGGTCCTGAATGTAAATGAGACCATGCGTTCCGCGGTGACCCATTTTGGTTTTGACCGCTATAACTTTACCTGTTAGTGCAGTACATGATTCCAGCCTGTCTTTGAGTCCGGGTGTTTGTTGAATGACAGCGGCCAATAGTTTATAGTCTTTTATTTTATCGTATCCGTCCTACAAACTGCCACATCCCATAGTTCCTTTGGAAAATAACTATGTGCAAAATAAGTAGGTCTAAGTAAGTATTTGAGAAAATGTAGGATGGCTACAGGAATAGAAATTCAAACGCATTGAATGGTTAAATCAAATTCATAACAACAAGGTAATTGTTATGAGTTATGATGACTTCATATTTTCATTCACCATGTATGCTTTACACTAAAACAAACTTGTCAGACGATAAGACTTCATCTTTAAAATTATCCTTTGCCATTGATTTTGTAATGAACACCCAATTCATCCAATTCAGAAAACAATTCTCCGCTTGCAGTTACTTTTCTCTTTATACCCAGAAATGCCAGACTTAACTCTTGTTCGGTATCCAGAATATTGAAGCGTATGATTTGATGTCCTTTGTGTTTTTTTAATGTTTGGTCCAGACGCTTGATCATGTCTTTGTTGACAGATCTAAGGTTGATGTACATCAATAACTTTTGGACAGTATATTCCAATGCAGAACTGAGCAACATGATGTTCTCCACTTTAAAAAACCACTCGTCACTGTTGCGCCAAGTATCTTTACCGTAGGTCCCCTCTACCAAAATCGAAACCCCCGGTTCCAGCAAATTTCTTTTGTTCCGGTAGAGTTCTTTATTCGCATTAAACGCAAAATTTCCATGGTAGTCCTGTAAAGTAAAACTCGCATATCCTTCGCCGGCTTTATTGGTCTTGTGCTGTACATTGCTGATCACACCCGCCAAACGGAGTTTGATGCCATTGGTTTCGTCTTTCTGATATCGTGGCAAAGCATCCAGGGTGCAACTGGTCGCATATTTAACTTCATGCTTGAAGTCATCAAGTGGATGCGCACTTAGATAAATGCCTGCAACTTCTACTTCATGCTCCAGTTTTTCTATGCTGTTCCAGGGTTCTGCCTGCGGAGGAGAAGGGGGCATCACCTCCTGAGTATCGAATGCCCCGAATAAGGAACCTTGTGAATTGTTTTGTGAATTCTGATATTGCTGTCCCCAACGAATCATATACTCCACATAGGTATTGTACTTTTCGAAGGGGGCAAAATATTGTGCACGGTGCACGCCTTCAAAACTGTCAAAAGCACCTCCATATACACAACTTTCGATGACCTTCTTGTTGGCAGAACGAGTACCCATGCGCTTGATGAAATCTCCAAAATCTTTGAAAGGGCCGTTTTTTTCTTTCTCTATGATCAATTCCTCTACCGGTCCTTCTCCGACCCCTTTTAAAGCGGATAAGCCAAAACGAATTTCACCTTTTGCATTTACGGTAAAATCTATTTCACTCTCGTTGATGTCAGGACCGAGTACTTTAATTTTCATCCGGTTGCATTCGTGCAGATAATGGCCCAGATCATCCATTTTATTTTTTTTGGACGTAAGCACCGCTGCCATGTACTCTGCAGGATAGTGCGCCTTTAAATAAGCTGTTTGGAAAGCAAGAATGGAGTAGGCCGCAGCGTGGGAACGGTTAAAGCCGTAGGAAGCAAATTTAGCCATCGTGTCGAAGATTTCCACCGCCTTGGCTTCTTCAATTCCTTTGGCAGTCGTCCTTTCTACAAATATGGATTTTTGCTTGTCCATCTCTTCCTTCTTTTTCTTTCCCATCGCCCTCCTGAGAATGTCTGCTTCTCCCAGACTGTAGTCTGCCATGATCTGTGCAGCCTGCATGATCTGTTCCTGATAGACCATGATGCCATAAGTAGGACTGAGCAAATCTTTCATCCATTCATGCGGATACACCACCTGAAGTCTGCCGGACTTGCGCGCAATGAATTCGTCAATGTAATCCATCGGTCCCGGCCTGAAAAGTGCATTCATGGCAATGATGTCCTCAATATTGCCCGGCTTCAGATTCTTAAGATGCCCCCTCATTCCCTCGGATTCGAACTGGAACACACCAATCGTATTTCCCAATTGGAAGAGCTCCAGTGTGAGCGGATCGTCCAGCGGTATTTCCTTTATCTCCAGCTTAAAGTCATCCCCAAGCCTTCTTTTAATGATTTTAAGGGTATCGTCGATGATGGAGAGCGTAGCCAGACCAAGAAAGTCCATTTTAATCAATCCGGTTGACTCAATCACACTCCCTTCTACCTGGGTGACCCACAAGTCGGTATCTTTTGCTGTGGATACCGGGATAAAGTTCATGATGTCTTCGGGTGCAATGATCACTGCAGAGGCATGTACGCCTACACTTTTGACAGAGCCTTCCAGTTCTTTCGCAGTTTTCAATACTTCAGCTTCCAGTCCTGTGGACTGAAATATTTTTCTAAGCTCTGTGATTTTGACTTTTTCGTCCGGTGTAAAATCATCCGAAACCTGTTGTTCCAGATCCAGCAGGTTTTTTAAGTAAACGCCGGGTTTGGCAGGAACGAGTTTGGCAAGCCGGTCTGCGGATGACAGATCCAGTCTTTTGACTCTGGCAACATCACGGATGGAGGATTTGGCTGCCATGGTTCCGAAGGTGACGATTTGGGCTACCTGATTTCTTCCATATTTCTCTACGACATAGTTCAGCACCTTATCCCTGCCGCGGTCGTCAAAATCTATATCTATATCGGGCATGCTGATACGCTCCGGATTCAGAAATCGCTCAAAGAGTAAATTATATTTAATCGGATCAATGTCGGTGATGGTCAGGCAATAGGCAACGGCAGATCCTGCAGCTGATCCTCTTCCCGGGCCCACACCTACTGAAAGATTACGTGCAGCCTGAATGAAATCCTGAACAATCAGGAAGTAGCCTACAAACCCCATTTTCTCAATGACTTCGAGCTCAAAGTCCAATCGGGATTTTACCTGCGCAGTGATCGTGCCATAGCGCTTTTTTGCACCTTCATAAACCAGGTGTCTCAGATAGCCGGCCTGATCCTGAAACTCAGCAGGAATCGGAAAAGCAGGAAGCAGAATGTCCCGTTCGAGATTGGGCGTATAGCATTTGTCGGCGATCTCCATGGTATGGTCA
Coding sequences:
- the dnaE gene encoding DNA polymerase III subunit alpha, whose product is MPEFCHLHCHTQFSLLDGATDIKSMMAKAKADKMKAVALTDHGNMFGCYSFVKEARANGLKPILGCEFYMVEDRRKQSFLKSGGEKDERFHQLLLAKNEEGYKNLSKLCSLGYIEGLYGKFPRIDKELIQLHHKGLIATSCCIGAEIPQAIIKGKMEEAERLLQWWLNLLGEDFYIEIQRQHGNDDLDGIGISQEQVNQHLLALAKKYNVKVIATNDVHYLEEKDSIPHDILLCVNTNSFVDEESRFKFSSPEYFFKTHDQMSERFADVPFALDHTMEIADKCYTPNLERDILLPAFPIPAEFQDQAGYLRHLVYEGAKKRYGTITAQVKSRLDFELEVIEKMGFVGYFLIVQDFIQAARNLSVGVGPGRGSAAGSAVAYCLTITDIDPIKYNLLFERFLNPERISMPDIDIDFDDRGRDKVLNYVVEKYGRNQVAQIVTFGTMAAKSSIRDVARVKRLDLSSADRLAKLVPAKPGVYLKNLLDLEQQVSDDFTPDEKVKITELRKIFQSTGLEAEVLKTAKELEGSVKSVGVHASAVIIAPEDIMNFIPVSTAKDTDLWVTQVEGSVIESTGLIKMDFLGLATLSIIDDTLKIIKRRLGDDFKLEIKEIPLDDPLTLELFQLGNTIGVFQFESEGMRGHLKNLKPGNIEDIIAMNALFRPGPMDYIDEFIARKSGRLQVVYPHEWMKDLLSPTYGIMVYQEQIMQAAQIMADYSLGEADILRRAMGKKKKEEMDKQKSIFVERTTAKGIEEAKAVEIFDTMAKFASYGFNRSHAAAYSILAFQTAYLKAHYPAEYMAAVLTSKKNKMDDLGHYLHECNRMKIKVLGPDINESEIDFTVNAKGEIRFGLSALKGVGEGPVEELIIEKEKNGPFKDFGDFIKRMGTRSANKKVIESCVYGGAFDSFEGVHRAQYFAPFEKYNTYVEYMIRWGQQYQNSQNNSQGSLFGAFDTQEVMPPSPPQAEPWNSIEKLEHEVEVAGIYLSAHPLDDFKHEVKYATSCTLDALPRYQKDETNGIKLRLAGVISNVQHKTNKAGEGYASFTLQDYHGNFAFNANKELYRNKRNLLEPGVSILVEGTYGKDTWRNSDEWFFKVENIMLLSSALEYTVQKLLMYINLRSVNKDMIKRLDQTLKKHKGHQIIRFNILDTEQELSLAFLGIKRKVTASGELFSELDELGVHYKINGKG